Proteins found in one Legionella pneumophila subsp. pascullei genomic segment:
- a CDS encoding transposase translates to MAKRYEKRIDWQRIYHKYRRSNVKKRSLLLNELCDLTGMNRKYLIRKLNKKKVKSSKRRGAKPTYEAEIYLPIIKPIWLAADQICGKRLKEVLQDWLHFYEEEFGDLDEIIRFKVKQISSATLDRLLKPLKANYKGRGISGTKPGTIIKNQIPIKTNQWEETKPRFMEADTVAHCGISLEGNFVWSLTMTDILLTWTENWAVWNKGAYGVGNAIDDVEANLPFEIKGFDCDNGSELLNYYLIRKFAERPQETAIQFTRSRPYKKNDNAHVEHISVIVKLHAKSPAKDEPQWATVSASKKPGFSSFH, encoded by the coding sequence ATGGCAAAACGCTATGAAAAACGAATCGATTGGCAGCGAATATATCACAAATATCGGCGCTCTAATGTAAAGAAAAGAAGTCTATTATTGAATGAACTATGCGATTTGACTGGGATGAATCGCAAGTATTTAATTCGAAAGCTGAATAAAAAGAAAGTTAAGTCTTCTAAACGTCGAGGAGCGAAACCGACGTATGAAGCAGAAATTTATTTACCGATTATAAAACCCATCTGGTTAGCGGCAGATCAAATTTGCGGTAAACGTTTGAAAGAAGTTTTGCAAGATTGGCTTCACTTTTATGAAGAAGAGTTTGGCGACCTAGACGAGATTATCAGGTTTAAGGTTAAGCAAATAAGCTCAGCCACATTAGACAGGCTATTAAAGCCACTCAAGGCGAATTACAAAGGACGAGGGATATCTGGCACAAAACCCGGCACTATTATTAAGAATCAGATTCCAATTAAAACAAACCAATGGGAAGAAACCAAACCAAGGTTTATGGAGGCAGATACAGTGGCGCATTGTGGAATATCTCTAGAAGGTAATTTTGTCTGGAGTTTAACCATGACTGATATTTTATTAACTTGGACAGAAAATTGGGCAGTTTGGAACAAAGGGGCATATGGAGTGGGCAATGCCATTGATGATGTTGAAGCTAATTTACCTTTTGAAATCAAAGGGTTTGATTGTGACAATGGCTCAGAACTTTTAAATTATTATTTGATTCGAAAGTTTGCAGAAAGACCTCAGGAAACAGCGATCCAATTCACTCGTTCCAGACCTTATAAAAAAAATGATAACGCACATGTCGAACACATATCGGTCATTGTTAAACTCCATGCGAAATCCCCTGCTAAAGATGAACCGCAGTGGGCAACAGTATCTGCTTCTAAAAAGCCAGGCTTTTCTTCATTCCATTGA